A genomic stretch from Setaria viridis chromosome 1, Setaria_viridis_v4.0, whole genome shotgun sequence includes:
- the LOC117859915 gene encoding U-box domain-containing protein 4, protein MAAAPAASASSPVEFLLRRPPPRQRRRPPLAGAFFAPTGLSGAPLLRALASLAADLLASPRPPSQRRNLDALMRRLALLSALLDSLLLVLGDEGEAAFSDAANLCFRELYVVLFRADLLVSYVASAGRSWALLRGPHLAASFRDLDAELAVVLDVLPAASLCLSRDAAEHLDLLRARCRRRAPGQYHDLAEAALRDRLLAALRHFELGQPPDPSKLKSLLAQIGISDAASCRVEIDYLEEQILSQEEDTDLPLIGGVVALLRYCLFSLFDPGNTKVLRVWPSMGDRQRLLSWSSSDDSSFSVPKEFSCPISLDLMRDPVVVSTGQTYDRPSIIQWIEEGHSTCPNSGQALADKRLVPNRALRSLISQWCGVHGFQFDSPESNEGMIECVAASCSSKAAIEANKATARILVRMLREGSDSEKPVAAREIRLLAKTGKQNRAFIAELGAIPLLCRLLLSSDWMAQENAVTALLNLSIYEPNKMRIMEQEGCLRLIVSVLKNGWTTEAKENAAATLFSLSVVHDYKKKIMNEPGAVEELASMLTRGTPRGKKDAVMALFNLSTHPESSGRMLESSAVVALIESLRNDTVSEEAAGALALLMKQPTIVHLVGSSETVITSLVGLMRRGTPKGKENAVSALYEICRRGGSTLAQRVARIPGLNTVIQNITLTGTKRAKKKASLIVKMCQRSQMPSALGLGSTLTVVDHSLVGNSTLRRAASFGSGELSNPVSISVPVP, encoded by the coding sequence ATGGCCGCCGCGCCTGCAGCGTCGGCCTCGTCGCCGGTCGAGTTCCTGctgcggcgcccgccgccgcggcagcggcggaggcccCCACTGGCCGGCGCGTTCTTCGCGCCCACGGGGCTGTCGGGCGCGCCGCTGCTCCGCGCGCTAGCGTCGCTCGCGGCGGACCTGCTGGCGAgcccgcgcccgccgtcgcAGCGCCGGAACCTCGACGCGCTCATGCGGCGGCTCGCGCTGCTCTCCGCGCTCCTCGActcgctcctcctcgtcctcggcgaCGAGGGAGAGGccgccttctccgacgccgccaacCTCTGCTTCCGCGAGCTCTACGTCGTGCTCTTCCGCGCCGACCTGCTCGTCTCCTACGttgcctccgccggccgctcgTGGGCGCTGCTCAGGGGGCCCCACCTCGCCGCTTCCTTCCGGGACCTCGAcgccgagctcgccgtcgtcctcgacgTTCTTCCCGCCGCCTCGCTCTGCCTTTCGCGAGACGCGGCCGAGCACCTGGACCTGCTccgcgcccgctgccgccgacgcGCGCCGGGTCAGTACCACGACCTCGCTGAGGCCGCTCTCCGggaccgcctcctcgccgccctgcGCCACTTCGAGCTCGGCCagccgcccgacccctccaagCTCAAATCCCTCCTCGCCCAAATCGGCATCTCGGACGCCGCTTCTTGCCGCGTTGAAATCGACTACCTGGAGGAGCAAATCCTGAGCCAAGAGGAGGACACCGACCTCCCCCTCATTGGTGGCGTTGTCGCCTTGCTCCGGTACTGCCTCTTCTCCCTCTTCGACCCCGGCAACACAAAGGTGTTGCGTGTTTGGCCATCGATGGGTGACAGGCAGCGGCTGCTCTCGTGGAGCAGCAGCGACGACAGCTCCTTCTCGGTGCCCAAGGAGTTTTCGTGCCCGATTTCTTTGGATTTGATGCGCGACCCCGTGGTGGTCTCCACTGGGCAGACGTATGACCGGCCGTCGATCATACAGTGGATCGAGGAGGGTCATTCTACCTGCCCCAACTCCGGCCAGGCCCTCGCCGACAAACGGCTTGTGCCAAACCGGGCGCTCCGCAGCTTGATTTCACAGTGGTGTGGAGTGCATGGCTTTCAGTTTGATTCACCGGAGAGCAACGAGGGGATGATTGAATGTGTTGCTGCATCGTGCAGCAGCAAGGCAGCAATTGAGGCGAACAAGGCCACAGCAAGGATTTTGGTCAGGATGCTGAGGGAGGGATCCGATAGTGAAAAGCCAGTTGCAGCTAGGGAAATCCGGTTGCTGGCAAAGACTGGGAAGCAGAACCGGGCATTCATCGCCGAGTTGGGTGCGATCCCATTGCTATGCAGGTTGCTGTTGTCGTCGGATTGGATGGCACAGGAGAACGCGGTGACTGCGCTGCTCAATCTGTCGATCTATGAGCCGAACAAGATGCGGATTATGGAACAAGAGGGTTGCCTTCGGCTTATCGTCAGTGTGTTGAAGAATGGGTGGACTACGGAGGCCAAGGAGAATGCTGCAGCAACGCTCTTCAGTTTATCCGTGGTCCATGATTACAAGAAGAAGATCATGAATGAGCCAGGGGCCGTAGAGGAGCTTGCCTCTATGCTGACCAGAGGGACACCAAGGGGGAAGAAAGATGCAGTGATGGCACTCTTCAACCTCTCAACACATCCAGAAAGCTCAGGTCGGATGCTTGAGTCATCTGCAGTTGTTGCTTTAATCGAGTCACTAAGAAATGACACCGTGTCAGAGGAAGCTGCTGGCGCTTTGGCTTTGCTGATGAAACAGCCCACCATTGTGCATCTTGTTGGGAGTTCCGAAACTGTGATCACTAGCCTTGTTGGATTAATGAGGCGAGGAACTCCAAAGGGCAAGGAAAATGCAGTATCAGCTTTATACGAGATATGCCGTAGAGGTGGATCAACATTGGCACAGCGTGTGGCAAGGATACCTGGATTGAACACAGTAATACAGAACATCACACTCACAGGAACAAAGCGTGCCAAGAAGAAAGCAAGCTTGATTGTCAAAATGTGCCAGAGAAGCCAAATGCCATCGGCATTGGGGCTAGGAAGTACCTTGACAGTGGTTGATCATTCATTGGTAGGGAACAGCACATTGAGGCGTGCTGCAAGCTTTGGCAGTGGGGAGTTGTCAAACCCTGTGTCAATTTCAGTGCCCGTGCCCTAG